The DNA window TAACCTAAATCAATATCATCTTTGATATATCATAAACCATCTAAGGATaaccaaacaagaaaagaatACAACTAACCTCAATTgacctacacacacacacacacacacacaccagtCTCAATAGCTACAAGCTACGATTATGATttcaacaatcaaataaaaatttaaaattcaatgaataagaaaaacagaaaagaatcTTACCAATTGAGCCACTATATTACCAGTAGTGAGCTTCCCTGGACCATAAATAACACCAGGATAAAGCATCACGATCGGCACCCTCTCTGCCGCAGCTTGTGAAGCAATCTTATCAGCAATCATCTTTGATCTCTCGTATTCCGTACAGAAACGTTTCTCGCAATGCACCTGTAATCACAAAAACTCGAATCAAATTTCGGGAAAATTAATGAATCTTAAAATCGAAACActtcataattttcaattacTTGGCTCTCATCAGCAACATATCCATCAGTGGAACCAAGTGCGAAAAACGACGACGTGTATATGATCTTCTCAATTGTTTCTGTCTCTTTGGCTGCTTGTAGCACGTTATtcaatccttcaacattaacctaacacaacaattaatttcatatttttttcatttatcaattCAGTGAAAAAATTTGAAGTCAACGATGTGCTTACGGAGAAGAATTTTGAAGGATCTGGAAGCCAGGGTTCGACGATAGCGGCAGCGTGGAAGATGACTTGGCAACCAGAGAAGGCATCCAGGAGAGACTGGTAGTCGGTAATGTCACCGTATGCGAGTTCGAAGACTCCACCGCTGGAGGGAGGAGGAAGCTCGGAGATGTCACTGGTGCGACGGACCAAGGCGCGGACGGAGTGGCCTTGTTTAAGGAGGCCGTGGCAGAGTCTACCGCCTAAGTAACCGGATGCACCGGTCACCAGCGCCTTCATAGTCTCTTCTCAGGGAGGgttgggtttggtttggtttcaggGAAAGGCATAAGGAGTGAAGGGCCAAAGTGTGCATTTAAGTATAACACTAATCACAATcacttcaattataatttatcaGTTTATATATTTAAACGAAGCTTTAAAGATCTATATGATATGTCGTTTACttgcaatatttttctaaatattttcaaattataatttatcagtttatatattttatttattcattttataaaacagcaaatattatctttttagttttcaattaaaaaattctaattgagAATTACGAAAATCCCTTGAAAAACCTCAATCTTTATGTAAATATCTCCAAACCACTGATTTCTTCGATGCCCATATCCAACCTGGGTATTGCTGGTCTTGATCTATCCCATTtggtattgttatttatttatttattttgcctAAAAGGTTATTTTGATAACTATTGttcaaataaaatgcaaaaaacttTGTGCCCCTATTGAATGTTTGAAATACAAATGTGTCCCTATGAAAAGATGATATACCCTTATAGAtagcatttatttttgtattgagaggggcaaaatggaaaaaaacagCGAACTCATCCACAATGCCCCCTCCCAGTGGTTTAgagtttctttattattattattattattattattattattgatttatatatcAGGATGTAATTAGGATAGAGATCCCTTGACCATGCTCCTTgtgattttatgtttatttagaTTGAAGCTcctgttctttctttttaagaagaaaaaccaaGTATCAATTTTctcaagagaaaagaaaatcaaatgacaAACAAGAAATTATAACACTTGTCCACTAAGAGTTAAGCTACTGCATCAACCTGTAGATAGTACAATTTGTTTCATACTTGAAAACAACTTGTTTCTGCAAAGCATTGTAACCAACGCAGGATTCTTGAATTTCATTGAAAACGAAGAATGTGGTAGTGTCAATTGTCAAGCAAATTACAAAATGGAGATAGCTAGAAAAGGTGCTTCACTACAAATTGAAGACATAAATTTGTTCCTTGAAACTCGGTCTCCAGATTTTCCCTTAAAATTTCCAGCAATCTTAGATTTTGGAGTTTTGGTTTGGATTTTCAGGAGAAATACTACTCATAGATTTGCagattttcctttaaaattcCCAGCAGTCTTGGAGAGGGAGGAGGGTGGTGCTGTGTGGGCTGTGATTTTTCTGGGTGTCTCTTATTTTTTGTGTTCAGCATGGAGAGGGAGGAGATGGAGGTTGACTGTTTTGTAGACAGAGAGGGAGGGATGGAGGTGGACTGtgatttttaaggatttttcatTACAAGAAGGatgaaaagagaaggaagaaaatcTTTTCGCTGACATGGAATGACTATGTGGCATGAGTAGGTGGACCGAGCTGTAACTAACGAACTTCGTATTAAATTGAAGTGTTGCAAGTAAAATTTGTTAGGAAATCAAACCTTCAATGTATAGAATAGCAGACATATATAGAATAGCAGATCTGTATTTATTAACTTTAATAAGCTACAATGCAGCAACTGATTCCTGACTTGTAGGAATCAATTGCGGACTCCCTGTATAAGTACATGGTTCAGTATCAATGAGAATTACTTCAGCAAATTCAATCTCTTCTTCATTCTTTTCGAAATTACTGTACACTTAGTCAGGTGACAGGGAAATTATACAGATGCTATACTTCCAAGCTTACACCCCTTGGCTCTCGCGTTTATTCTCTTAGGATGAAGGAAGTGTTGCCTCTTTGGAAACCTCAAAGCCAAGGCTTCACACCAAATTTGAATCTCGCATACTCACACGAACGATCTTGCCTCTAGGATGTCAGTGATAACTACTGTTACAGTCTTGAACGGCGTATACATTTCATTGGATTAAATGGAGCATGCCTTCGCGAGGGATTAAGTGGGTGTCTGTTCAAGGAAGCTGATGACCTTAAATCCCAACCTTCAACATTCTTGGGAACACACACATCGAAAAGGATTTGACTAAGAACTCCATGTGGATTGATAGTTGGAGGGCTTCGCAACTGAACCAAACTTTCCTTGTGTTCATCTTGCAAGGACTCAACATCTCTACCCTCGTAATACTCAACTGAGCTTGGCATAAAGAAATGATCACTTGGTGCAAAAGTAACTCCACGAAAACTATGTTGTGGATTAACAGTTGCTTTCCTCAGGTCACTAATTGGCTCAGAGATCTGATCATGTGTCCCTTCGAAACCCATCTTTTCTCCTTCAAGTCGTTGAATTCTCTGGGAAAAAATTGCAGCTGCCTTACAGAGGAGCTCAGTGACAGAAGCCTTGTAGTCAACAGGATAAAGTCGATAATGACCTACAACAATTCATACAGAGAGAACTTGAATATGTTAGTACAAAGGAGAGGAGAAGCATAGAGACAATCTAAGAACTCTAAAAAGGCAATTATGTGAAAAGACAGCACTTGTTGCAATTAAAGAATATCCATTTGCTgtctcaaaataatatgttgatTGTGTAGTAGAAAAAGGAGCATGGCCATCACAACATTGACTGTAATGGGAATCGAAGGGATTTTCAAGAATTAAACCACAAGTGAAAAAGATACCGGTGGCATCACTCAAAGCACCAAGCTACAAAAGCTTGAACTAAATTTTGCATCCTAATGCATGGGTACCTCAaaccagaaataaaaaaaatcaaacaactccatttggttttattataCAAGTGATATTCAAAGCAACCCACCAAAATAGGTTTTTGCAAACAACATGGCTTGTAGTATGTCTTGGTTGAACATTTAACTGTAGTTAGAAACAGACCTACATGAGGTGAGCCATTCATTTTCACAAGCTTTACATCACCACCCAGTTCTTTTAGTCTTTGAGCAAAATTGCAAATGACTTGATACGGAGCAAGATCATCATTCTCTGAGCACAAAATTAGATATGGCCCTCCCATGCTCTGCAATAAAGTGACACTAAATTAAATAGATGccaaaaaaagaagcagcagcGCAACATAATTTATAGAAATACGCTATTTTGTACTTACAACAGAGGAGTACAGAGTCTGCCAATACTCAGCACGCTGTGATTCAAATCTGTTCAGGAAGAGAGCATCAAGACTGCTACTAATTCCATTTGCCATCCAGGATAGTATTCTTGGCGGACGAGACATTTTAAGAACAGATGGGTGAACAACAAATCGTCTCCCCAGATCACTCGTAAAATCCACTGGACTAGAATCATATATATGGCCTGAAATACAGTCTCTGACCAGCTGACAGTCATCCTATAGATAGACgggaaaaaaaggaattaaacaaaacagaaacagaaatgGGCGTCAAATGCATAAACTGAGTAATggaaaatataagaacatatgGCTTTCACCACATATACAAAGAGGAAGTCAAACTCATGCTAAAGACTGACATACCGGATTCAGTTGCACTTCACACTTTCCCTCAATGATCTGCAATGGGAAAATACAATGTGTTCACTCATCCAAAGAAACTGGGGTTGCTTCTTACTCAAAGAGGGGTTAAAATCCATCATTGATAATTACCCAGGGGCACATGAGGTAGTTACCTGGAGAACCTTGTACAAGCAAGCTTTGGGACCATCAGAAAAGGGCACAAAGACTATAGGGTATGGCCTTATCTTTAGCTCCtgcaatatttaaaaatgatgcAAGCAAATTACAAGATAACCAACAGTTAAACTCGACAGATTTCAAGTTAGAGCAGTACAAAATCAGCGGCTTATTCCTCAGGGAGAGTGTCATGTTTCAAGCAAAGCAGATTTGTGAAGTACAAAGGAAACACTAGATCTCGTTTAAAACTGTTGAGGCAGGTGAAGTGGCACCAGAATGTAGCCACATAGAATATAACCAGCAAAATGAATTGAATGCATCAGAGGATTTGACGTAGAATAGCACTGACCTCAAGAAGTTCATTGAGGATGTCAAATGCTAAAGTTTCAGCCTTCTCAGGAAAGAACCTGAACAGATTATCATAGACATTACACCCcaggtttaaaattataactGATTGTGCACGTGTAGGAATGAATACAAAGCTTTACTGCCGTAAACATTTTTTTGATCATGGAATATTATCTCAGATGTTACATGTCATTCATATAGGAAAACACAACTTTAAAGAGAGCATGCAGAAGTCAAACCCACTAATAAAACATAGTCACTAATGTCAGAGTCATGAAACTAGCAAGTAAATGCAAGAAATGTACATGATTCCCTGTTAAAGCAAGAGTAGATAATACCATAGAGTGATCAGCACAATAAGAAAATTCTTTTAGCCTGGTTGCCTAAGCCTGCACTTCTAAATTACTCCCATCATCTTCTCATGTTCAATACACACTGAATTCAATTCTTATGAAAAAGAACATATTCAATCCTAGCATGTAAAACAAACAGGCTTATATCTTGATTTGTCTCAACTACCAGATCCCATTTAGCACTTTCAGATAAAGCTATCATCCGTTATCAGAAATATTAGGACCATTAAAGGGAACCAGAAGATCCAGCTCCACCTATCTAGCTAAGGTTCCATTTTAACCTTATGCTTCACTATATAAAGTaacaaaattcaacaaaaactaCAGTTCAGCATCATCCAAAAACATATGAGCACCAACCCAGTCAAACCCAGAAaccaaaattcaacaaaaacaaaacatcgaATTCTTATAAACCCGGTCAAACCCAGAAACCAATATCACTAAACAACCGAAAAACAGCCAATTCAGAGGAAAAAACCGAACTTACATATTGAGAAATTGAGAGTGACAGACAAGGGAATTCCAACCAAGAGACCCATAAAGGTCAACATAGCTTTTCACATGTCTTTCTTGACTAGACATCCAAGCAAAAACCACCACTATCCCTTCTCTTTCCATTTCCCTTCTCCCCCAATAATATCTACCTCCAAATCCCAACATTTCCTTCATGTCCCCTTCGAAAACAGCTTTCAGTTCTCTATCAATGGACTTCGATGATTAGCGTGCCTTGCTGATTAACTTATGGGGcaccaaaaaattaaagataactaAGATCCAAtctaaagaaataaaagcaaatgtAATCATCAAGTATTACTATACAAAACGTGTGTTTTACATTAATTTACCGTTCattctataatatattattatagagtgcgtaaaattttatattttgatttttaaattttatttttttaatgatttagttctagttaaaaataagatgattttgattttttagaaaaatataaaattaaaaaaaaaattaaaatgaaaagaaaaccaaatataaataacatgtcataaattttttatttttaaactttaagaattacaaaaattatatataatttcagtatcttaatattttttaatttaattttgttataaaaatttatttggttaatttttaatttctagttgaaagagaaaaaaaattattagatttcagcggtaaaaaaaaatatacatcattaatatcaatttagatcatcaaaataaataatatttatgtgaaatggttttttttatataaaaaaagtttatattagtattttttttatttttaaaattagtgaaaaataagatattgaaGAATTTTAAACAAGaggtttgatttatttgtttaatgcTTGAAATGTGAAATCTGGAGACAGACAACGTTCATGttgatattttcttcttattttttgtacTTTTCCTTTTTGTCCTTCAAGAACATCTGCTATCGATAATGGTACATAGCAAGATCAGTGCAGAAAGAAAATGCCTACAATCTCTTGGCACAATAGTTAAGAAGTTCACTTTCCTCTCTCTATGCTTGAATTCGAGTCGTATATATCATCAATTAACTAGATTCATACTAAATCTATAATTGATCCTTTGTGAATTGTATTTCAACATAGTAAAATAAAaccattgaaaatattttatttaatataatatcatagttttaataattaaataacaacaTCACTATTTATATGAACAAGAGCTAAAATTTTTAATACATCTATGCTTAATTGTGTTTTGGGTGTTATTTTAGGATGTTGTCTAatggataataaaaacaattaatacatgactttttatttcataaataaaaaataataaagttttcttttcttttcttttgtaaattagAACAAGTGCTCTAACAATATCCTTCCAAGCTATTATTTAGCTGTTCAGACAATTGTTTTCAAACTGCTTTCAAGAAACGAAGTACTTATGgtgacaatattatttttaaaattagaaatgtaAGTATTTGtaattatatgtaaatatttagTTGTTATATAATACCAATTGCTATCCCTCGAAATACACCAAATTCATAAATCCATCCATCAATCAATCatatgataagaatatttaaattttaaacagcGACAGCACGCATTGATCAACACAAATGCATCCTCCTATCTTTTAGCCGCTAACCTAACCACAAGGGCGCACGTTAGCCCAG is part of the Populus trichocarpa isolate Nisqually-1 chromosome 2, P.trichocarpa_v4.1, whole genome shotgun sequence genome and encodes:
- the LOC112326478 gene encoding uncharacterized protein LOC112326478 isoform X1, producing the protein MKALVTGASGYLGGRLCHGLLKQGHSVRALVRRTSDISELPPPSSGGVFELAYGDITDYQSLLDAFSGCQVIFHAAAIVEPWLPDPSKFFSVNVEGLNNVLQAAKETETIEKIIYTSSFFALGSTDGYVADESQVHCEKRFCTEYERSKMIADKIASQAAAERVPIVMLYPGVIYGPGKLTTGNIVAQLLIERFAGRLPGYIGYGNDKFSFCHVDDLVDGHIAAMDKGRQGERYLLTGENASFKLVFDMAAIISETKKPRFSIPLCIIESYGWLLVLVSRLTGNLPLISPPTVHVLRHQWEYSCEKAKTELGYNPRGLEDGLKEVLPWLKSMGVIKY
- the LOC7472695 gene encoding uncharacterized protein LOC7472695; amino-acid sequence: MKEMLGFGGRYYWGRREMEREGIVVVFAWMSSQERHVKSYVDLYGSLGWNSLVCHSQFLNMFFPEKAETLAFDILNELLEELKIRPYPIVFVPFSDGPKACLYKVLQIIEGKCEVQLNPDDCQLVRDCISGHIYDSSPVDFTSDLGRRFVVHPSVLKMSRPPRILSWMANGISSSLDALFLNRFESQRAEYWQTLYSSVSMGGPYLILCSENDDLAPYQVICNFAQRLKELGGDVKLVKMNGSPHVGHYRLYPVDYKASVTELLCKAAAIFSQRIQRLEGEKMGFEGTHDQISEPISDLRKATVNPQHSFRGVTFAPSDHFFMPSSVEYYEGRDVESLQDEHKESLVQLRSPPTINPHGVLSQILFDVCVPKNVEGWDLRSSASLNRHPLNPSRRHAPFNPMKCIRRSRL